In a genomic window of Thermodesulfovibrionia bacterium:
- the frr gene encoding ribosome recycling factor, which translates to MEQKAKKIITDRMEKTLDALKKDLASIRTGRASISVLDGVLVNSYGTPAPLSHVATLSVPESRTITIQPWDVKMIPEIEKAIQKSDLGLNPSNDGKIIRLSVPQLTEERRKEIVKNAHKKGEEAKVALRNIRRDGNDEMKKLEKDKHLSEDDTKRSIEDVQKITDSFIKRIDEIIKHKEAEIMEV; encoded by the coding sequence ATGGAACAAAAGGCAAAAAAAATAATAACAGATAGGATGGAGAAGACCCTGGATGCCTTAAAAAAGGATCTGGCCAGTATCAGGACCGGCAGGGCATCCATATCTGTACTTGACGGCGTACTTGTTAATTCATATGGGACACCGGCTCCCTTAAGCCACGTTGCGACCTTAAGCGTTCCTGAGAGCAGGACGATCACGATCCAGCCCTGGGATGTTAAGATGATACCTGAGATAGAGAAGGCTATTCAGAAGTCTGATCTCGGGCTCAATCCTTCCAACGATGGGAAGATCATAAGGCTGTCAGTTCCCCAGCTTACAGAGGAGCGCAGGAAAGAGATCGTTAAAAATGCCCATAAAAAGGGAGAAGAGGCAAAGGTCGCGCTCAGGAATATACGCCGTGACGGAAATGATGAGATGAAGAAGCTGGAAAAAGATAAGCACCTGAGCGAAGACGATACCAAACGTTCTATTGAAGATGTGCAGAAGATCACGGATTCCTTTATTAAAAGGATCGACGAGATCATCAAACATAAAGAGGCGGAGATCATGGAAGTATAA